The genomic DNA ACCGCCGGGGTCAGAAAGAACCATGTAGGCCGGCAAGTTTTGGGACTCGCAGCCGAGACCGTAGACCAACCACGACCCAAGTGTTGGCCGACCGAGTACACCGGGGATGCCGCCGTGGAAGTATCGGATAGAAACTTCGTGTCCGTTCGCTCCCGTGTGCATGCTGCGAATCAGGCACATGTCATCCACGATGTTTGCAGTATGTGGCAATAGTTCGGAGAGTTCCGTACCACATTCACCATGCTTCTGGAATGCAAACGGAGTTCCGAGCAACTTTTTGCTGGCAGCATTCACAAAACTGAAATGAATGTCGCCACTGTAATCCGTGCCACTGTACTTGGTAAGTTCTGGCTTGGGATCAGTGAGATCCATATGGGATGGACCTCCATGTTGAAATAGCGAAATCATCGCTGTCGCACTCGGTGCGAATTGAGGTTTTCTCGGAAGCAAATCGTTGTGCGGACGCGCAACGAGAGCTTCTGGAATAGCGTGAGCCTGTTCCTGTTGCATCAACCAACTGAGAGCAACAGCACCCACGCCCATTGCATTCTGGTTCAGAAATTCACGTCGAGAAATCATGGAGCACCATTATGTCTAAATTGATGTCTTGTTCATGGTTGCGAATAAGTTGCCAGAGCAATTCCAGAATTGATTCTGAAGCCTGCATTTATTCGCTCAGAGATAGAAAAAGCTGATTGTTTCAAAGGTTATCGGGCTGGTTCTGATATTCATCATTTCGTCCTACCTGGTGGTGAGCCCTCTATGAAGTCATGAAAGTGGTCTCTACAGGCACGACAAGGATTGAAAATGCTCTCATCAGTCGATGTACAAGAATTCGTTCGAGGTTAATAGCATTTGGCACAAGTTCACAAGAGCCTGCCGATGAGCAGTACTCCCTTCGGGGACTCCTTGCGGGGTCGTTTCGAAGCTGGCGATTTGCTGGGCTGCAAATGAGACAGCCAGGTTCAATTCGGACTGTTCGGGTTTGCGGCATAACGCGAATTCCCAGGCTTGTTGGATTTGAGCAGGCAGGTCACGACCGTCTGGGAGTGGTCCATGGAACTGTGCTTTGGAATCGAAAGTCTGTGGCGTTCCCTCTTCGGGTGTAAACGCCACTTCGGAAGTCCAAGTGAAGGAATCAGAGTTCTCATTAGCCAGGCAGTCGAGAACGAAGTCAATCGTTTCGCCTGCGGTCACAGTGTGAACTTTTACTGGAGTTGGTTTCGATCCGTTGAGAACATTCCATTCACCGAGTAAGCCTTGCACTGAAGAGACGATGCGTCCGCGTACGCCATCACCATTCGGGCTTCCATGGCTCAGTTTGCCAGTAATCTTGAATTCACCAGCTGACTTCGCAGTCCAGCGACGAATCGAACCTTTGTCCGGTTTGCCGGGGTGTCCACCGGTTGAATTCACGAAGGACCAGCCGATTACGGGATCGGGAACTTTCTCTCCTCCTTGCCAGCGGTTGTCTCCCCACACGGGGTATGGAGTAAAGATCGTTCGCTTTGTTGTTTCGTCATACATGCCATACCCGTACGACCACGAAGATGCCGAGTCGGGGATTTTGGGGAGAGCTGCGAGACGGTCAGCTGTGAGTGGGGGGGCATCTTTCATTGCACGATCCGCAAGTTTTCCAGCTTGATCGAGAATAAATTCCCCATTGAGCAGCATGAGTGATTGAGTCGCAACGGTCGACGAAGACCGCGATTCGCAGTTCACTTCCATCACTGGGGCATCGAACATTTGCAGCATCGCGACGGGTTGGGATCGCCGAACTTGAACGTACAAGCTGCGGCGAGATTGCGAACCATCGACCACGACCTGACCGGTTTCGTCTTCTTTGATTGCGGCAGGGGCGCCGCCGATCTCGGCACTTAAGCTTCCTGAAGCTGCCAACATTCGATCCCGGACAATTTCAGCATCGAGTCGCTGTAATGACTTCCGCCAGTAGAAACGGTTTTCCTGGTCGAGTTCGTTCTTAGCAGGATCACGAAATGTCGATTGTCGCCAAGTTGTGGAAGAGAGGATCACTCGATGTAATTTCTTTAAGCTCCAACCTTCTTCCACGAAGCTCGCAGCCAGCCAGTCGAGTAGTTCTGGGTGTGAAGGTTCTCCACCCAGCTTGCCGAAATCTCCTGCTGTAGGGACAAGTCCGACGCCGAAGTGGTGCATCCAGACTCGGTTTACAATTGTTCTGGCCATCAACGGATTCTCTTTTGAGCTGAGCCAGTGAGCAAAAGCAAGACGCCGTCCACTAGTGGGGAGTTCAGGATTGTCTCGCGGGAACGGTTCTGCTTTTCCTTCTGGCATCACAACGGCAACCGGTCCTGGTTCGATCTCCTGCTTCGGTTGATTGTGGTCTCCACGATGAAAGAGCTTTGTGACCACTGCATGGTTTGCTGGCTCTGTCAGAACTCGCAGGAATTCTTCAGGTGGTTTCTGTTTGCGGATTTCGGCAATCTTTTTATCAAACCCTTTGAGTTCCTCGGCAGCTTTAGGGAGGTACTGATAGAGCACTCCTGGAGTGATCTTGACACTCGGATTCTTGTCGAGCAGTTGCTTTTGTTCAGGGGTACGTTCTTTGACGGCTGTTTCGTATGCAGATTTCAGTTGCTGGCGTAAGGGCTCGTCATACTTCAGCAGTTCCTTCTCAAGTGCCTGCTGCATGTATTCTTTTTGCTTGACGCTTTTCTCCGCAGCGATCTTTTTGACTTCTGCTTCAATCTTGGCAGCCGCTTCGCGATCGGCCTGAGTATAAAGTGAAACGAGCCGTTGGGGAGGTGTTTTCCATTGCTTCCAATCGAGAGCTGGTTCAAAGACAGAACGGACGGCGAAGTAGTCGGCATGTGAAATTGGATCGTAACGGTGATCGTGACACTGAGCACAATTCAGGCTCATACCCATCAGCGAATTCCCGACAATCTTCATGGTGTCGGCAATCACTTTGTTTCGCGCTTCGGGGCTGTTGTCGCCTGAGCCGGTTCCGTCAGCTGCGAGTCGTAAAAATCCGGTCGCTGTCAGGAGTTCGATTTGTTCAGCTGTCCAGTCTCCCTGTTTCGGTCCGGCGAGTTCGTCACCAGCAAGTTGCTCTGTCACAAAGCGGTCGAAAGGTTTGTCTGCGTTCAGCGAATGAATCACATAGTCACGATATTTCCAGACCCATGGGCGAGTAGCGTCTTTGTTCGTAAACCCTTCTGAATCGGCATAGCCTGCAACGTCCAGCCAGTGGCGTGACCAGCGTTCGCCATAGTGAGGCGAAGCAAGGACTGCGGTGAGCAACTTGTCGTACCAGTCGGCATCGGTCGTTTCGAGCCAGTGCTTCAGTTCGTCAGGTGCAGGGGGGAGACCGGTGAGGTCAAAGTAGACTCGTTTGATGAGTGTCAGTCGGTCTGCATCTTCGGAGAACGACAAGCCCTCTGGCATCGCAGCGAGGATCAGTGCATCGATCGGCGTGCGGACTCTCTCTTCTTTCATCTCCGGAATCGCAGGAGGCGTGATCGGCTGATAGGCCCAGTAACTTCGTTCTTCGACACTTAGCGGAACTCCATCACCAATCTCTTCTGGTTCTGGTCGATGCGTGAGTGCTCCACCTTGAATCCAGCGTTCCAGAATCGCAATTTTCTCAGCGGGGACACGGGCTTCCCCAGGTGGCATTTCGCCTGATTTCAATCGTTCCAGCAGCAGGCTGGCAGATGCGTTGTCCAAGTCAATCGCGGGTCCAGAATCTCCGCCTCGTTTCAGGAATCGGACAAGACGCAAGTCGAGATTGGCTTCCATCTCTGTGGTTGCGCCGTGACAGTCGAAGCAGAACTCTCGAAAGATCGGTCTGATCTCTGACTCAAAGCGAGGGACATTCACATCCTCTGCATTTCCAAGCTGAGGAACACAGAGCAGACAGAAAAGGGTTGACCACCATGGCGCAGGTTTTCTCACGGTCACTCTTCTTCACAGGAGGGAGGGAATGGGGCGGGAACTGAAGGACGTGGCGCCGCAACAGTCGAGGATCGTATGTTGGTAATTGTCCCACAACTAATTCGTGAGATCAATACTGGACGAATTTACAGAAAGGCTTTCGCCCTTATTCGAAGTAGACATTTAGGGAATTGTGCGGGCCGATCGGTTGTGAGGGATGGTTCAGGTACAAGGGTTCTAATAATTCCTGAGGGCATGAACTACGTGCTTGAGAGTAAATCCAATCTCGGTCTTTACGTTCTGCCTCGTGGGGAGCAGTCTATGAAGTCATGAAAGCGACCTTCACGGGCACGACAAGCATTGAAAATGCTTTAATCATTTTGCGGACGTTCACGATTCGCCCAATGTCCGCTAGCATCTTGGCCATTCACAAGAACACCCTTTTCGTTCCAGTTCATGGCAGCGTGGACATCGCAGGCTGCATATCGAAGCGTCAATCCACAACGGCGACGGTCGCTATTGTTGGCTTCTGATCCGTGAAGTAAAAGGTCCGAATGCAATGAAATCTGCCCCGCTTTAAGCTCATCGTAAGCGACAGCCCCATATTGCTCAGGATCTTCAACAGTCTGGTTCAAAACATTATGTTCGCCCGAATCGCTGGGGCGATACGTTAGATGCCCGACGTGGTGGCTTCCCGAAACGAACTTCATGCAGGCGTTTTCAATGTCGGCATCATCAATCGCCAGCCAGACGGTGAGTGCTTTCGAAGGGGAGAGAGGCCAGTAACTCGCATCTTGGTGCCAAGCGACAGCTTTGCCGTCGTGCGGCATTTTGCAAAAGAAATGTGAGCCCCACCCCACAACATTTTCTCCGAGAATGTCGGTGACGCAGGCGACAATTTTCGGATGCTTGAGCAGGTCATAAACTCGCCCATACTTCAGATGAGCCGAACTGATTGAATAGCTGTCTCCCCCTTCGGCAATGACCCGATTCAGTAGTTCGTCGAAATAGCTGCGAATGTCCTTGATTTCAGCATCATCGAAAATCGGAATCGGTCGGACATAGCCCTCGCGGTTGAAGTGTTCGACTTGCTCGTTAGAGAGGATTTTTGGCGATGTCACTTTGCTGGGATAGAAGGAAAGGTCCCGTTCCATCTGGTCCAGTTCTTCCTGATCGGGGATCATTTTGAATTTACGAGTTGCGTCAGACATCGAAAACCTCAATTGTGTTAGTATCAGGGACGATGAATATGATACCCTTTTGGAACTGGTCTCGAAACTTGTTGTTCACTTCTCTGGTACAGAGAAAGGTTGTGATGGCATCGGTTTTGAGACGGCTTCTATTTCGGCAATAAAAAACTGACCTTGATTTTCGATGTAACAATGCCTTCACGACTCACCCCGCTATCCTCTTATCGAATCGCAGTTATTGTTTTCTTCTCCCTTTCTTTCCAACTGCTTGGCTCACTTGCAAAGTGCCATGCAGAGGATGAAGGAATTTCCGCATCGGAGGCCGGTCTCGATTTCTTTGAAAAGAAGATTCGGCCTGTGTTGGTTGAGCATTGCTACGAGTGCCATTCTGCAGATTCGAAAATTGTTCGAGGTGGATTGCTTGTTGACAGTGCTGAGGCCTTTCGGAAGGGGGGCGACAGCGGAGAATCAGTCGTTCCCGGAAAACCAGGCGAAGGGACGCTTCTCGATGCGCTGAAGCATGAAACTTTTGAGATGCCGCCAAAGCAGAAACTCCCCGAGCAGGTGATCAGCGACTTTGAAACTTGGATCGCCATGGGAGCTCCCGATCCAAGAAAGGCGACATTGAAGACGGCAGCCAAGAAAATGGGAATGGATCTGGAAACGGGCCGCCAGTTTTGGAGTTTTAAACCGCTCCAGAAAGTCGCTCTGCCGAAAGTTCAGTTCACTGATTGGCCGCAATCAAAAATTGATCAGTTCATTCTCGCGAAACAGGAAGAGCAGGGGCTTCGACCCGGAGCCGATGCAGGTGACCTCACGCTTCTTCGTCGTTTGTATTTTGATTTGACAGGACTTCCTCCAAGTGTCGAACAGGTTCAGGCATTTCAGTCGAACCAAAGTGACGCACGGTGGGCTGAGGTGATTGATGAATTGTTGGCTTCGAAGAATTTCGGAGAGCATTGGGGACGGTATTGGCTGGACCTTGCTCGATATTCGGAATCGACCGGCGGGGGGAGATCTCTGCTCTACCGAGAGTCGTGGCGTTATCGCAACTATGTCATCGACAGCTTCAATGGCGACAAGCCTTACGACACATTCATTCTGGAACAGATCGCCGGAGACCTTCTGGAAGCAGAAGAATACAAGCAACGGCAGCAGCAGATCGTAGCAACGGCTTTTCTTGCTCTGGGGCCTCATAACTACGAGAACCAGGACAAGGAGCAGTTGCGAATGGATATCGTGGATGAGCAAATCGACACGACCGGACGCGTCTTTTTAGGGATGACGATTGGGTGTGCCCGCTGCCACGATCACAAATTCGATCCCATCCCCACGAGCGACTATTACGCATTGGCGGGGATTTTCAGAAGTACAAATTCTTTGGTTGATGGAAACGTTTCAAGGTGGGTCTCAACTCCACTTCCTCAGTCGCAAGAGCAAACGGATTTCATTCGAGCGCATGAATCGAATCTTGCGGAGACAAATCAGGCTCTTCGAAAACTCCAGGCTCGCATGACTCAGTTGAAAGTCGGCTTGCCTGCGATCCTCGTCGATACGGACCAGGCGACGCTGGTTGGAGAATGGACGGAAAGCCAATCAGTCAAAGGATACGTTGGTGAGAACTATCGACATTCCTCAGATCTGACCTCAAGTGCGACCTATGATATCCCGGTTCAGCCGGGACTGTATGAAGTTCAGCTCAGCTACACCCCTGCATCGAACCGAACTCGAAAAGCAAAAGTGACGGTTCAACATGCAGAAGGCGAAAAAGAGTTCTTGATTAACCAACAGCTGACCCCCAGTGAGGATGGAACCTTTCATTCACTCGGGGAGTTTGAAGTGCAAGAGTTGCTCACCGTGCAGGTTCGCCCGACAGAGATGTCTCCCACGATTATTGATGCCGTCCGTTTGATTTCGAAATCCGATCTCAACGGTGAGTTGGCTGAGAAGCTTCAAAAGGAGTTAGCCGAAGCAAACGTCGAGCTCACTGCACTACAGGCGAAACTGAAAAAACTGGAGGCCAACGCTCCTGAGAAGCCGCCATTGGCAGTCTCTGTGGAGGAAATGGAAAAGGCAGAAGACTACTTTGTGTGCATCCGCGGCAACGTCCATAATTTGGGGGAACCGGTTAAGCGTGGTTTTTTGTCTGTGATTCAGAGTTCCGAAACGGCTCCCTTACCTGCCGATGCAAGTGGTCGTCTGGAATTCGCCAACTGGATTGCAAGCCCAGAGAATCCACTCACCGCCAGAGTTTTCGTAAATCGTGTCTGGCATTCCCTTTTCGGAGTTGGACTGGTTCGAACCGTTGATAACTTTGGTGTGCCGGGCGAAACGCCATCTCATCCGGAGTTGCTTGATTTTCTGGCGAATGAATTCATTGAAAATGGTTGGTCCATGAAGAAATTGATTCGCCAGATTGTGCTCACCCGGACCTATCAACTCGACAGCACATTGTCCTCAGTTTCAGGTCAGGACCCGGAGAATCGCTACCTCACCCACCAGAATCGAAAACGCCTGAGAGCAGAATCGATTCATGACTCTCTTCTTTCTATGAGTGGTGAACTGGACCCAACCCCAGCTGGCAATTCAATGCGTCCGGGAACCAGAAGTGAGTATGGATACAAATTCGATTTTGGAAAACGAGCAGTGTACTTGCCTGTGTTTCGCAATCGACTCCCAGACCTGTTTACCGTCTTCGATTTTCCAGACCCGAACCTGTCTCAAGGCCGCCGGACCTCCAGTACAGTCTCACCACAGTCGCTCTTCTTAATGAACAGCGAATTTGT from Thalassoglobus polymorphus includes the following:
- a CDS encoding DUF1553 domain-containing protein, which codes for MRKPAPWWSTLFCLLCVPQLGNAEDVNVPRFESEIRPIFREFCFDCHGATTEMEANLDLRLVRFLKRGGDSGPAIDLDNASASLLLERLKSGEMPPGEARVPAEKIAILERWIQGGALTHRPEPEEIGDGVPLSVEERSYWAYQPITPPAIPEMKEERVRTPIDALILAAMPEGLSFSEDADRLTLIKRVYFDLTGLPPAPDELKHWLETTDADWYDKLLTAVLASPHYGERWSRHWLDVAGYADSEGFTNKDATRPWVWKYRDYVIHSLNADKPFDRFVTEQLAGDELAGPKQGDWTAEQIELLTATGFLRLAADGTGSGDNSPEARNKVIADTMKIVGNSLMGMSLNCAQCHDHRYDPISHADYFAVRSVFEPALDWKQWKTPPQRLVSLYTQADREAAAKIEAEVKKIAAEKSVKQKEYMQQALEKELLKYDEPLRQQLKSAYETAVKERTPEQKQLLDKNPSVKITPGVLYQYLPKAAEELKGFDKKIAEIRKQKPPEEFLRVLTEPANHAVVTKLFHRGDHNQPKQEIEPGPVAVVMPEGKAEPFPRDNPELPTSGRRLAFAHWLSSKENPLMARTIVNRVWMHHFGVGLVPTAGDFGKLGGEPSHPELLDWLAASFVEEGWSLKKLHRVILSSTTWRQSTFRDPAKNELDQENRFYWRKSLQRLDAEIVRDRMLAASGSLSAEIGGAPAAIKEDETGQVVVDGSQSRRSLYVQVRRSQPVAMLQMFDAPVMEVNCESRSSSTVATQSLMLLNGEFILDQAGKLADRAMKDAPPLTADRLAALPKIPDSASSWSYGYGMYDETTKRTIFTPYPVWGDNRWQGGEKVPDPVIGWSFVNSTGGHPGKPDKGSIRRWTAKSAGEFKITGKLSHGSPNGDGVRGRIVSSVQGLLGEWNVLNGSKPTPVKVHTVTAGETIDFVLDCLANENSDSFTWTSEVAFTPEEGTPQTFDSKAQFHGPLPDGRDLPAQIQQAWEFALCRKPEQSELNLAVSFAAQQIASFETTPQGVPEGSTAHRQALVNLCQMLLTSNEFLYID
- a CDS encoding phytanoyl-CoA dioxygenase family protein, which codes for MSDATRKFKMIPDQEELDQMERDLSFYPSKVTSPKILSNEQVEHFNREGYVRPIPIFDDAEIKDIRSYFDELLNRVIAEGGDSYSISSAHLKYGRVYDLLKHPKIVACVTDILGENVVGWGSHFFCKMPHDGKAVAWHQDASYWPLSPSKALTVWLAIDDADIENACMKFVSGSHHVGHLTYRPSDSGEHNVLNQTVEDPEQYGAVAYDELKAGQISLHSDLLLHGSEANNSDRRRCGLTLRYAACDVHAAMNWNEKGVLVNGQDASGHWANRERPQND
- a CDS encoding DUF1553 domain-containing protein, whose product is MPSRLTPLSSYRIAVIVFFSLSFQLLGSLAKCHAEDEGISASEAGLDFFEKKIRPVLVEHCYECHSADSKIVRGGLLVDSAEAFRKGGDSGESVVPGKPGEGTLLDALKHETFEMPPKQKLPEQVISDFETWIAMGAPDPRKATLKTAAKKMGMDLETGRQFWSFKPLQKVALPKVQFTDWPQSKIDQFILAKQEEQGLRPGADAGDLTLLRRLYFDLTGLPPSVEQVQAFQSNQSDARWAEVIDELLASKNFGEHWGRYWLDLARYSESTGGGRSLLYRESWRYRNYVIDSFNGDKPYDTFILEQIAGDLLEAEEYKQRQQQIVATAFLALGPHNYENQDKEQLRMDIVDEQIDTTGRVFLGMTIGCARCHDHKFDPIPTSDYYALAGIFRSTNSLVDGNVSRWVSTPLPQSQEQTDFIRAHESNLAETNQALRKLQARMTQLKVGLPAILVDTDQATLVGEWTESQSVKGYVGENYRHSSDLTSSATYDIPVQPGLYEVQLSYTPASNRTRKAKVTVQHAEGEKEFLINQQLTPSEDGTFHSLGEFEVQELLTVQVRPTEMSPTIIDAVRLISKSDLNGELAEKLQKELAEANVELTALQAKLKKLEANAPEKPPLAVSVEEMEKAEDYFVCIRGNVHNLGEPVKRGFLSVIQSSETAPLPADASGRLEFANWIASPENPLTARVFVNRVWHSLFGVGLVRTVDNFGVPGETPSHPELLDFLANEFIENGWSMKKLIRQIVLTRTYQLDSTLSSVSGQDPENRYLTHQNRKRLRAESIHDSLLSMSGELDPTPAGNSMRPGTRSEYGYKFDFGKRAVYLPVFRNRLPDLFTVFDFPDPNLSQGRRTSSTVSPQSLFLMNSEFVHIRSEETAKRVLAIEGDVPQRIEWLILTTLNRYPTSDEQRLFGDFLGEDPESLEAWSQVCQVLFGSLDFRFVD